GCTGGGTTGTTCCTGATTAGTGCAACCTGTAATTAAAACGATGCTGAATAGTATAACCAAGATTAAGTCTGATATTCTCTTCATTAATGCCTCCTTACTCTTTAAAGACAAATTGCCATTAGGCTTCAATTTTATGCCCTTCTTTCTTTTATAGGCAAGGTCCTATAGGGTAGGCTGCTATAAATTTGTTTATTTCTTCGCAATACTCACATTAACAGCGCTTGCACCTTTGGGAGTTTTTTCAATTTCAAACTCAACTTCCGTATCTTCATTCAAAACGTCAAATTCAACACCCACAAGGCTGTTCTTGTGGAAA
This window of the Candidatus Kaelpia imicola genome carries:
- a CDS encoding cold shock domain-containing protein; its protein translation is FHKNSLVGVEFDVLNEDTEVEFEIEKTPKGASAVNVSIAKK